ACTCTACGCCGATACCTGTAACCCGCTTCACCGCTATAATAATGAGTTTCTGCGGTTGATGATCACTTTCGGCAATATCATCGCCTCGCGTCTTCTCAACTACTCCCTGTTGAAGGAAAGGCAACAGCGCCGGCTGATGGAGGCGGAACGTGCCCAGGCGGCGGCCATCCAGCGCAACCTGCTGCCGAAATCCATTCCGGAAGTCGCCGGGTATCAGATTTTCGCCATGCAGGAGCAATCGCAGCAGGTCGGCGGCGACCTCTATGATCTGGCTCTTCTACCGGATGGTTCTCTCATTTTCCTCATGGGCGATGTCAGCGGAAAGGGAATGGGGGCGGCGCTTTTGATGTCGGATATATTGGCTTCATTCAGGATATTGTACCATGAGACCAGCTTTGACATGACTCGCGCCGTGGAAATGGTCTCTATGGAGCTTTGCCGCCATAGTGAAGCTGATGAATATGCCACTCTCTTTGTCGGAATAATCGAACCGCACACTCACAGGATCAGCTATGTCAATGCCGGGCACAATCCACCGCTTCTGGTTCATTCGGACGGCCGTCTGGAGAGACTGGAAGCGACCGGCATCATGATCGGCGCTTTCGAGGGGATGACCTGGGAGAGGCAGGAGATTGCGCTGGAACCGGGCGATTTGCTTCTTGCCTATACTGATGGTGTCACCGAGGCTCGGCACGGGGAGGAACTCTACTCCCAGGAGCGCTGGGAAAATCAGGCGATTGACTGGCGCGCTCATAATGCCGCTGAAATCATTGATTTCAGCATTGAGAACATTAAGAGGTTTGTCGGCGAATTTCCGCAGTCGGATGATATTACGCTGCTGGCTGTGAAACGGAATGGCTGAGTCTTTCCGCCGGGATTCATTTCCAAAACCCGTTTCAATTTCGTGAGCCATTGTTCCCTTTTTAATTGAGAAAGTGCCCCGCTTTTATATTTCATTGACAATATCGGAAAATCCGCTATAATAATGACAGTTATGACCAGCAAGTTCCTGCTCAATTGCGGCCGACTTGCCCTGCTTTTAATCTCGCTAATCTCTATACCTGTTTCAGCAGGCGCTGTTGACCGAATAATTATCGACTTCAATCGCGACCCCAAGTTGCTTCTCTATGACGCTGTGCAGAAATATTCATTTGATTACGGGGTCAATAAGAAAAGCATTCGCAATCCGATACAGGTCTTCCAGAGCCGAAACGATGATTCGAGCCGGGCGTTGATGATACTGGCTTATAATAAAAATCTTAATGACGATGCCCCCGCATCAATCGCCCTTTTCGATTATGCGCGGCTGGTTCATATCGATGAAGATCCGCTCTATGTCACCATAAAAGATTATTGCATATACTATGATACAAAGCTGGAGCAGAAATGCGTGGCCGCCGTATGCTATCGGAATGACTCCGCTTTTGTTCTGCGCAATATACCCGGCACCGGGAAGTTTGACTATATCTATCTGACCTCTGGTGTTGACCACAGCGGCAACGGCGAATGGGAGCCGGACATATCTTTTATTGCCGCGCTCGACTATGATTATGACGGCCGGGAAGAGATTTTTTTCTATGTCTGCCCCGGCCGGGATAGGGAACCCCGTATCCTCTACTGCTTGGAGATGGAGGATTTGAAAATCGAGTGGTCATTGCCGGTCGCCTCGGTTATGGGTCGGGGCAATCTTTATTCCTGCGGCGATTCATCAAATCCTGCGGTCATATTTACCACTTATGGCCCCCAGAATGGCGTTTTTGATTCGAATTTCGATGACCGCTACGGTTATATTACAAAGGTTGACAGTCATGGCGCAGTCCTGTTCAATAAAATCATCCTCGGGGATTATCTCGGAACCAGAATAATTCCCATTGATTCGGCCGCTTCCCGGTTTTGTCTTTATAATATTTATCCATTCTCCGATCCGCGTTTGGCTGATTCTTTGCCGCCCGAGTGCGGCCAATTGAGTATCATCGATCGCGAGGGGAAGATCATCCGGACTCTGGCTGTCAGGGAGATTTTGCGAGATATGTGGCCGGCCGATTACCGTTTTGACGGTCACCCCGATATATACACCGTCTGGAGTAACGGTGTCGTAAAAATATTTGACACCAGCCTAAATCTGCTGGCCGAGTCCCAGCCGACCCATCTCTCAGGATTCATCGGAATGATTAAGATTCCCGATCAGAAACGGCCGGCCTTTCTCATCTCGCATAAGGATGGAGTTGACCTGTATTCTTACAATTTCAAGAAACTCCTGAGCATCGATAAGAGTCTGACTATCTGTCAGCCCGTCACCTATGACCGTGACAGCAACATCCGGGAGATTCTTCTCGGCGCGGATAATCGGGGATACTTCTTTCAGATAAAAAGGAGGGCGTGGCTGGATTATATCGCCATCAGCTTATGGGAATATCACAACTTCTTTGTTACGATACTCGCCGCCCTGCTGGTGGGTCTATTCATCGTAAATCGCTTCCGCAATAAAGCTCTTGATGAATTGAGGCGCAGCGAAGAGCGATTCCGGGCTATTTTCGATACCGCCCAGGATTCAATCTTCATAAAAGATCGTTCCCTAAGATATATCCATGTCAATCCGGCCATGGAGAAGCTTTTCAGCCTGCCTGCCCGTGAGCTTATCGGTAAGAATGAGGATGAGCTGTTTGGCGATGAGGCGGGAGCCCATGTGCGGGAAACCGATTCCCGTGTGCTCCGGGGGGAAATTTACCAGGAAGAGCGAACCAGGCCGATCAATGGGGTTCCGTTCACCTTCCATGTTGTGAAAGTGCCGATGCAAGACCGATTCGGGGAAATCATCGGTCTCTGCGGCATCGCCCGCGATATCAGCGATCGAAAGCAGTCGATACGGAAACTGGAGGAGAGTGAGGCCAAGTATCGGACTCTGGTGGAGAGTGCCCGCGAGCCGATTTTTACGGTCAATCATGAAGGACGGTTTCTCTTTGTCAACAGCATCACCGCCCGGCGGGCGGGGCGATTGCCGGAGCAACTTGTCGGCAGAACCTTATGGGATGTTTTTCCCAAAGCGATCGCCGATCGTCATATACAATCAATACGGTGTATAATTCAATCGGGCAAAGGACAGGTTTTTGAGGATATTACTATTTTGCAGGGCGTTCCCCGATGGTACAGCACCAGCATTCAGCCGCTTCGGGATTCATCCGGGGAAATCACTTCAGTCCTGATTATTGCCTCGGATATATCCGACCAGAAGAAAACCATCCAGGCGCTGGAATATGAGCGCGATTTTTCCAATACCATTCTCGATGCTGCCAACAGCCTGATTGTCTGCCTCGATAACAAGGCGAGGATAAAGGTTTTCAACACTGAGTGCGAGCTGGTGACCGGATATAAGCGCCAGGAAGTTATCGGCAAGCACTGGCCGGAAATGTTCCTTCCCCCGGAGGCGCATCATAAAGGACTCGATAATTTCGCCGAGTGGGTGCGGGCGCATCCGACCGATGTTTATGAGGGGCAACTGCTGACAAAATTGGGGGAGCGGCGCACCATCCTCTGGTCCACCGCGGCCATTTTTGCCCCGGATTCGGACGAACTTACCGCAATCGGCATCGGACATGATATCACCGAACGAAAGAAATCCGAAAAGGCATTGCAGGAGTCCGAGGAAAAATTACGGGCCATGTTCGATTCGGTGGCGGATGGTATCGTGATTTGTGATTTGGAGGCCAATATCCTGCAGGTAAATCCGGCCATCGCGCGCATTTTCGGTTTCAGGAACGGCACGGAAGTTATAGGGCATAATGCACTGGAATTTATCGATCGTAATCAACATCCGTTGGTCCTCCAGAACATTGAAATGGTCATTCGGCAGGGCTCAACTATCAGCGCCGATTATCTGGCGATGGATAAGATGGGGCGGACTTTCCCGATCAGAACCCGCGGCGCCGCATTGCGTAATGATATGGGCAAGGTTATCGGTTTTACGGTCATCGTAGAAGATATCTCGGAAGCGCATAAATCGCAAAAACGCGATCAGGCACGATTGCAGCTTCTCAGCGGTTTGAGAACGGAAGAGACGGCGGATGGCTGCCTGCAGCTGGCCTGTCGGGCCATAGCCGATTCAGGTCTCTTCAGGCGCTCCGTGCTTACCCTTCACAATGCTCAGCGGGAGATTATCAATCTCGGCCAGCATGGTCTTGACCCGGCAATTCTGGAACAGGCGCGAAAAGCGCCGGCGCCCGATAAGGAGCTTTCAAACAGAATGACCGAAGAGAAATTCCGAATCAGTCGCTCGTTTTTTATTCCGGCCGAATCCGGTCTGATACATGCTGATCTTAAGAGAGTTATTCCCCAAGACCAAGAACCGGCTGACGGAGAATCCTCATGGAAAGTCGGCGATGAACTCTTTGTGCCGATTATCGACAATCAGGGGAAATATGAAGGGTGGCTATCAGTGGATACCCCGTTCGACAACAATCGCCCATCGCTTGATACCACTGTCTATATGGAGGAGATTCTCGAAATTGTCACCAAGAAGGTGCACGAAATTCAGACTCTGGAGAAGCTGACCCGCGAGCGCCAGGCTCTGGCCGAGCTAAATACGGCGCTGCAGGAATCAGAAGAACGTTACCGCAGCCTGGTCGAAAACGCCAAAGATATTATCTACACTGTCTCTTCTGAAGGCATCTTTACAGGATTTAACCCCGTTTTCGAGACGATCACCGGATGGTCGATCGCCGAATGGCTGGGCCGGCCTTTCGAAGAGGTAATCCACCCCGACGACCTTGAGGAATGTCGCAGGAATTATATGAGTGTCATGCAGGGTGGCCAGATCGGTCCCCACGAGTATCGTGTCCGCATCAAATCGGGGCGCTATTTAATAGGAGAATTTGTCACCGCTCCGCAGATTATCGAGGGCCGCATCGTCGGCGTTCTTGGGGTGGCGCGCGACATTACCGACCGCCGCCGAATGGAAGAGGAACTCCGCAGCAGCGAAGAAAAATTCCGCAATCTGGCCGAGCATTCATTACAGGGAATCTTTGTCATGTATGGGAACCGCCCGATATTTGCCAATTCTCGCATGGCCGAGCTATTTGATACAACGATTGATGTAATTTTGAATACATCGGCTGAGGATTTCTTCCGTGACTTGATGCACCCGCAATTTGTTGAGGAAATGAGATCGAGGTACAGCAAGCGGAACAGGGGAGAACCTGTCGACAATCGCTATGAGACCAAAATTATTACGAGAAACGGCCGTCAGCGTTGGATTGAAATCTTTACTCAGCAAATGATGTTTGAAGGGAAACCAGCTCTGCAGGGGGCGATTCTGGACATTACTGAGAGGAAGGAGGCAGAGAACGCCCTGCAGTACCGGCTCGCTTTTGAGGAGCTTATCACGGGGATATCGACCAGTTTCATAAACCTGGGGCCGGGTGAAGTTGACGCCGGAATTAATCAGGCGCTATGGAAAATCGGGGAGTTTTCGAATGTTGACAGAAGTTTCTTGTTTCGTCTGACCGATAACCTTAGGGTCCTGGATACAACGAATCTCTGGCTATCGCCCGAGATGGTCAATCCCTTTGGACCGATGCGGGGACTGCCGCTGGGGTCTTTCCAATGGGCACTGTCCCGACTGAAGAAACTTGAGAATATCCATATCCCCCATATGACAGATCTCCCCGAGGAGGCTGCTGCCGAGCTGAAGATGCTGCAGAAATATGGAGTCAAATCGATCGTCATCATTCCGGTCGCTTATGGCCAATCCCTTTTGGGTGGTCTGGGGCTTATGTCAATAAGAGAGGAAAAAGTATGGTCGGCGGACATCATCCCGCTCTTAAGAATTGTGGGTGAAATCTTCGCCAATGCCATGGAGCGTGAACGCGCCGCAAAAGAGCTGGAACAGGCGCATCAGGAAAAATACCGGCAGGCCCGGCAGATCTCCGGCGGCTTTGCCCATGAAATTCGTAACGCCTTGTTCCCGGCCAAGGGATCGCTCAGCCAGCTCAAGAAACTTATCTACGAAAATCTGACCGATCGCGGGCATCTGTATAGTTTCTATAAGATGGCTGATGACTCCATCGCACGGGCGATCGGTATTACCGCGCTGATATCCCAGTATACCAAGCTGGATTCGGAATGTATGCCCGAGAAAGTCGACCTGAACCATGTTCTGAATGAAATACGTGTCACCAACCAGATACGAATCAAGGAGCAAAGGGTACAATTGCAGATATCCTGTCCGCCGGAAGTCTGGCTTGAATCCAATCGTCGCCAACTGTTTATTGCTTTTAACAATCTCGTTTTGAATTCTCTGGATGCTCTGACCGATATTCCCGACCCGGCCATTAAAATCGAAGGGACAGTACAGGATAGTTATCTGGAATTGGCCCTGATCGATAATGGCGGGGGCATTCCCCCCGAGAATTTAAGTCGCATCTTCGAGGCCTTCTATTCCACCAAACCGGACAAAGGGACCGGCATCGGCTTGGCCACCGCCAAGAAAATAATCGAGATGTACGGCGGGAGTATCGCCGTCACCAGTTCGCCGGGTGACGGTACCCGTTTTGATCTCAAATTCAAAATCCATAAAGACGAGGAAAATCTCAAATATGAGTCGACCTGATAAATATAAGATCCTGCTGGTCGATGACGACGCCCAGGTATTAAAGATGCTCCACATCCTTTTTCAATCGGAATATGAAACATTTCTGGCCTCCTCCGGCCCCGAATCGATCGAGATGGTGCGGCAAAACAGAGATATTGCGGCGGTGGTGATGGATATCAGGATGTCGGTTATGGACGGGATTGCGGCCGCACGCGAAATAATAAAAATGGAAGCTC
The DNA window shown above is from Candidatus Zixiibacteriota bacterium and carries:
- a CDS encoding SpoIIE family protein phosphatase, coding for MLRLVGIDSGRTYSWDLLPGKYILGRSKKGDADLCVDNNTVSRHHASIEVIEGSRTLILTDLDSRNGTMLNGEKVIGRVEVKPCDILRFGQVKLAVVEIGQSGEPISLPTLNEVPDRNLEKSVILSIDESRRPLPSQIAGLPEVVPTLLEMAKMLVLPEPREVMLQRSLELIARVIPAERLAVLLTADNELGVTCGAAFSQGGKCTGEFNLSKTIIRDILEKRDSLVISDPQLSDHFARQQSIIMSGLKSAMAVPLFDEDKVLGILYADTCNPLHRYNNEFLRLMITFGNIIASRLLNYSLLKERQQRRLMEAERAQAAAIQRNLLPKSIPEVAGYQIFAMQEQSQQVGGDLYDLALLPDGSLIFLMGDVSGKGMGAALLMSDILASFRILYHETSFDMTRAVEMVSMELCRHSEADEYATLFVGIIEPHTHRISYVNAGHNPPLLVHSDGRLERLEATGIMIGAFEGMTWERQEIALEPGDLLLAYTDGVTEARHGEELYSQERWENQAIDWRAHNAAEIIDFSIENIKRFVGEFPQSDDITLLAVKRNG
- a CDS encoding PAS domain S-box protein — encoded protein: MTVMTSKFLLNCGRLALLLISLISIPVSAGAVDRIIIDFNRDPKLLLYDAVQKYSFDYGVNKKSIRNPIQVFQSRNDDSSRALMILAYNKNLNDDAPASIALFDYARLVHIDEDPLYVTIKDYCIYYDTKLEQKCVAAVCYRNDSAFVLRNIPGTGKFDYIYLTSGVDHSGNGEWEPDISFIAALDYDYDGREEIFFYVCPGRDREPRILYCLEMEDLKIEWSLPVASVMGRGNLYSCGDSSNPAVIFTTYGPQNGVFDSNFDDRYGYITKVDSHGAVLFNKIILGDYLGTRIIPIDSAASRFCLYNIYPFSDPRLADSLPPECGQLSIIDREGKIIRTLAVREILRDMWPADYRFDGHPDIYTVWSNGVVKIFDTSLNLLAESQPTHLSGFIGMIKIPDQKRPAFLISHKDGVDLYSYNFKKLLSIDKSLTICQPVTYDRDSNIREILLGADNRGYFFQIKRRAWLDYIAISLWEYHNFFVTILAALLVGLFIVNRFRNKALDELRRSEERFRAIFDTAQDSIFIKDRSLRYIHVNPAMEKLFSLPARELIGKNEDELFGDEAGAHVRETDSRVLRGEIYQEERTRPINGVPFTFHVVKVPMQDRFGEIIGLCGIARDISDRKQSIRKLEESEAKYRTLVESAREPIFTVNHEGRFLFVNSITARRAGRLPEQLVGRTLWDVFPKAIADRHIQSIRCIIQSGKGQVFEDITILQGVPRWYSTSIQPLRDSSGEITSVLIIASDISDQKKTIQALEYERDFSNTILDAANSLIVCLDNKARIKVFNTECELVTGYKRQEVIGKHWPEMFLPPEAHHKGLDNFAEWVRAHPTDVYEGQLLTKLGERRTILWSTAAIFAPDSDELTAIGIGHDITERKKSEKALQESEEKLRAMFDSVADGIVICDLEANILQVNPAIARIFGFRNGTEVIGHNALEFIDRNQHPLVLQNIEMVIRQGSTISADYLAMDKMGRTFPIRTRGAALRNDMGKVIGFTVIVEDISEAHKSQKRDQARLQLLSGLRTEETADGCLQLACRAIADSGLFRRSVLTLHNAQREIINLGQHGLDPAILEQARKAPAPDKELSNRMTEEKFRISRSFFIPAESGLIHADLKRVIPQDQEPADGESSWKVGDELFVPIIDNQGKYEGWLSVDTPFDNNRPSLDTTVYMEEILEIVTKKVHEIQTLEKLTRERQALAELNTALQESEERYRSLVENAKDIIYTVSSEGIFTGFNPVFETITGWSIAEWLGRPFEEVIHPDDLEECRRNYMSVMQGGQIGPHEYRVRIKSGRYLIGEFVTAPQIIEGRIVGVLGVARDITDRRRMEEELRSSEEKFRNLAEHSLQGIFVMYGNRPIFANSRMAELFDTTIDVILNTSAEDFFRDLMHPQFVEEMRSRYSKRNRGEPVDNRYETKIITRNGRQRWIEIFTQQMMFEGKPALQGAILDITERKEAENALQYRLAFEELITGISTSFINLGPGEVDAGINQALWKIGEFSNVDRSFLFRLTDNLRVLDTTNLWLSPEMVNPFGPMRGLPLGSFQWALSRLKKLENIHIPHMTDLPEEAAAELKMLQKYGVKSIVIIPVAYGQSLLGGLGLMSIREEKVWSADIIPLLRIVGEIFANAMERERAAKELEQAHQEKYRQARQISGGFAHEIRNALFPAKGSLSQLKKLIYENLTDRGHLYSFYKMADDSIARAIGITALISQYTKLDSECMPEKVDLNHVLNEIRVTNQIRIKEQRVQLQISCPPEVWLESNRRQLFIAFNNLVLNSLDALTDIPDPAIKIEGTVQDSYLELALIDNGGGIPPENLSRIFEAFYSTKPDKGTGIGLATAKKIIEMYGGSIAVTSSPGDGTRFDLKFKIHKDEENLKYEST